The following are from one region of the Lodderomyces elongisporus chromosome 7, complete sequence genome:
- the FLU1_3 gene encoding Major facilitator super multidrug transporter flu1, which yields MSDHSQQPLRLNEVDESSNSSDTHLGQGSKKEKHSGESERGHSDSSNHDLENGVNDYRPQDAIDNPLQTYYPDLVSMESHATLSRELSRRITNADALKFADKEDLDGTLYIIGEGRELPPDLPDRTPYVVSFNGINDPYHPHNYPMYKKIMYTFCVGVSAFSLSLGSAMFAEGNEDVMEIYHVGYSVAALGTSLYVFGFAAGPVIHGPLSELFGRKIILVISSLGYVCFSFGVATAKDLQTIMLCRFFAAFTGSASFVVAPAVMVDMFAAKWRGVAIAIFACCIFGGPMLAPILGGFTEKNSSLGWRWCSYFSGIVGSFALFCNIFILGETHHPLLLVRKAELLRRKTGNWGIFAPHEEHSLDLKELVVNNIGRPLKLIATEPIISLVSIYNAFIYAMLYTFLTAIPLIFIGRYGWSQGVGELPYISMLLGVFAGGGTIVWFEQHVQKKQEKFGRKPVPEDRLPPIMIGGFTFVIGIFWLGWTGDYAEHVHWIVPTIAAFFVGHGLISIFLPTMNYIIDCYLFIAASALAANTFIRSAFAAAFPLFARQMFVNLTIKWASTLVGCLGALMIPMPFLFYKYGAAIRRRSKYALH from the coding sequence ATGTCTGATCATTCGCAACAGCCTTTAAGACTCAACGAAGTAGACGAGTCATCAAACTCCTCAGATACCCATTTGGGACAAGGgtccaaaaaagaaaagcattCAGGAGAGTCAGAAAGAGGACACAGCGACAGCTCTAATCatgatttggaaaatggCGTCAATGACTATAGACCGCAAGATGCTATCGACAACCCACTTCAAACGTATTACCCTGATTTGGTTAGCATGGAATCGCACGCCACGCTCTCCCGAGAACTCTCGAGGAGGATCACTAATGCAGACGCATTGAAGTTTGCCGATAAAGAAGACCTAGATGGCACATTATATATCATTGGCGAGGGCAGAGAGTTGCCGCCCGATTTACCTGATCGAACTCCATACgttgtttctttcaacGGTATTAACGACCCATACCACCCCCATAACTACCCAATGTACAAAAAAATCATGTACACATTTTGCGTCGGGGTCTCGGCATTCTCTCTTTCGCTTGGATCGGCAATGTTTGCCGAAGGCAACGAGGATGTGATGGAGATCTACCATGTGGGATACTCTGTAGCGGCATTGGGTACATCCTTGTACGTGTTTGGCTTTGCTGCTGGGCCCGTTATCCACGGTCCATTATCGGAGCTAtttggaagaaaaataatctTGGTAATCTCGTCTCTTGGTTATGTTTGCTTCTCGTTTGGTGTGGCCACAGCAAAAGACTTGCAGACTATAATGCTATGTCGGTTCTTTGCCGCATTCACTGGTAGTGCttcatttgttgttgctccAGCAGTGATGGTGGATATGTTTGCTGCAAAATGGAGAGGAGTGGCCATTGCCATTTTTGCATGTTGTATCTTTGGTGGACCAATGCTCGCGCCAATCTTGGGTGGGTTCACAGAAAAGAATAGCTCCTTGGGGTGGAGATGGTGCTCATACTTTTCAGGTATCGTGGGCTCTTTTGCCTTGTTTTGCAATATTTTTATACTTGGAGAGACTCACCATCCTTTGCTACTCGTGAGGAAGGCAGAATTATTGAGAAGAAAGACTGGTAACTGGGGTATATTTGCGCCACACGAGGAACATTCTTTAGATTTGAAGGAGCTTGTGGTGAACAATATCGGTAGACCCTTGAAGTTAATTGCAACGGAACCAATCATTTCCCTAGTCAGTATCTACAATGCCTTCATCTATGCAATGTTGTATACTTTTCTTACAGCCATTCCCTTGATCTTTATCGGAAGGTATGGCTGGAGTCAAGGTGTTGGAGAATTGCCATACATATCCATGTTGTTGGGTGTCTTTGCTGGCGGTGGAACTATAGTGTGGTTTGAGCAACATGTGCAAAAGAAGCAGGAAAAATTTGGACGCAAACCTGTGCCTGAAGACCGACTCCCACCCATCATGATTGGAGGATTTACATTTGTTATTGGCATTTTCTGGCTTGGCTGGACAGGAGATTATGCAGAGCACGTGCACTGGATAGTTCCAACCATTGCTGCTTTTTTTGTCGGCCACGGGTTAATTTCGATTTTCCTACCAACGATGAACTACATTATTGATTGTTACTTGTTTATCGCCGCATCCGCATTGGCTGCAAATACATTTATTAGATCGGCATTCGCTGCGGCATTCCCCTTATTTGCACGACAAATGTTTGTCAATTTAACGATCAAATGGGCATCTACTTTGGTAGGATGCTTGGGTGCCTTGATGATCCCAATGccgtttttgttttacaaATATGGAGCTGCAATCAGAAGACGGTCTAAATATGCTTTGCACTGA